CAACAAACTATGATGATTTATAATGTTATGGGTTACAGACAGCATACCTGTGCCATACAATTGAAAAAAGCAttgaacattaatattaatatagctgaaatattaataaatgaaaaagtatGCATGGGCTACAGGAAAATATCTACAGTACTATGCATTTTGGTGAGTTATAAAAACTGACTACACTGAATAAATTCTTCATTATATCTTTTAAACATATTCTTCATTATGCAGTTACAATACAAACAGAACTTTAAGAGTTGAATCCTGTAACAGTggtggatcttttttttttttggtatgaaTATTCATTACAATACAATCCCAGGATGACTCTCTAGTGTGATTCCCCATTATTCTATATGGCCTTTATGTGCTGTAAACCCTGTCAGgtccatttgttttattttgtgtttagaTTAAGTAGTTTTCTACACATCTTTGTGTTGTCCTTGTGGAGTGCTGTCTCTTCTCCTGGTAGAGTCCATTTTCGTTTTCTTTGTTCaataattttgtttctgttctgacTAGTAACTTGCGTAGACGTTTTCTCTCTGGAAAGGAACATGAAGTGAAACTTTATTTCTATTGTATAACAGATCAATGTATTAGAATTTATTGCATAAGCACTTGGAAGCTTGTTCAGCATTGCATGGTAATGTAAACAGACTCAACCAATTTGTCTTTGAATAGTCTTTTCATGCTATTATACCTGTAAAGGAGAGGCTCTTTAATAAGCTGCAAGCAGTACTGTACAGGCATGTCAGAGAAGTCAACAGTGGTGATAAAACCAATTGAAGAGTTCATCTCTACTGTGGTCTCAGCTGTAGTGTTCATAAGTGGAGCACCCACTCCAGCTCTGGCACTGACAATGAGTGAGAACCTGAGGAGtagtttatatatttctttaaacaaaAGGTCCCCAATACCTCCTCTAACAAATATTCATCTGGAGATTAACTTGACCCTCCAGCATTTCAAGCAACATTATATAGATTAGTCATTACAGATAAATGTCAAAATAAGATAAATCTTATGATTGCTGCTTTGCAAGTAAAATTTCACATACTTGTTGTTGACTGAGCTTTTTGACTCCTGACTGAATAAACTGAATTCTAAGTCAACTGACATATCAACAGAAAGGCCTCCATGAAAAAAAACCTGAGTTTCCAGGCCAGACTGAAGGATAAGACTCTGTTGGAGGTAATAGTAAATATGCTGGGTTAATACTTTGAATTGTTTGCAAAACATTGCAAATCAGcctattaaaatgtaatttcaccAAAAGTGCCATAATAATCATTGTggcatttaattaaacaattaggtttcaaattaaacaagtcaagaatgaaaatatttggaTATGGAAAgctttacctgtgtgtgatcAACAACCAGAATATTTCCAGAGAGAATGTTCATTGGCCCTTCAGCTGCTGAGAAATACTTGCTCAGCAGGTCAGCATAACCCTTAAAAAAGATAATGGGTTGGATCTGCACACCCAGCAACATGGCTGACATTCCTGCCATtagttcctcttcctcctctccctcatctGGCTCACTCCCAAGCAATGAGTCAAGACCAGCCACTTCTAAAGACACCTGAgatagaaacacacaaaaaaattgcattaaaaataaagcaactAATGGACATACTTAGAGCACCTCAAGTGCATATAGTGTAACTTAGGGAGTACCATGTAAAGACAgctttatatgtatgtaaaagacagctttatatgtatgtaataattTGGTCACTGGATGTGGTCATCAGTCATTAGTGGCAGGTTTATGGAAAGGAAAAAATCAGTTCTCCCATAAAATAGTTTAGCCATAAAATAGTTTATAAGGCTAGGTTTAATAAACCACTTTAAATCAATGCTTATACTTTTGGCAGCACCATATATGTTACAACAATAGTTTTACTGGCAAGTAGCTAGTAATCACTGTGACCAATATACCTGCAGTGAATGCAAACGTCTGCCTCTGGTTTGAGTAAAGAAATTACTATTACTTTGTTTTAGAACTCCAGCGTCAGAGAATAGGAAATCAAAGTCATACATTGTAACCATGTCCTTGGTATCTAGAGTGTATTGAACACATTaagacaaaaatacaaaaatacataaaatcagACCATAAGTTAACTTTATATCATATATCACTCCATATTCAAAACCTTTCTAGATTTGACCttgaaaactgaacaaaacagaaactaaGGGAAGGTGTGAAGGGTTTGATACCTGTCATGAGCCCAGTATATGATGAGGAACAGCCGACACGCCCAAGATGGAAGTAATTGTTCTGCTTGGactcttttaaaacattaagaatTACCTTCCTAATGggaaacatatattttaataaatgtaactaagtactaaatgttaaaaaaaaagtaagtagAAAAACAGCAATGAAACAATTATAAAACAGGGCAATGGTGGAAAATTAGATATGCTATGAAGTGTGGTTTAGCAAAATGAATCGGAACATCCCATAATGCTCTGCTTTGCAAAAGCTGCATATGGCATTTTCTCTTTACATTAGAAAGTCAGCATATTGTCTCCACTAAAGAACGTCTTACCTGGCAGGGTGATCTGATGATATCATACTCATCAATTTAGAGGTAAGGAACTTGGAGACCTCAGGTTTCTCCTCTGCTATTTTCTGTATCAAGtctctgacatctgtgtgcagAGGATCATGTGTGAGCAGGAGCTGAGCAGCGGCCAGGCGCACCGGTGCTGCAAAGTGCTTGCTTCGTTGGCTAAAAACATCTCTTACGTGTGCCTTAACCTGACAAGAGAGAATATTCACCATAGAGTATGTGAcgtaaataaatattatacacacacacatatatatgaattaaatattatacacacacacacacacacacacacattatatacatatatatatatatatatatatatatatatatattcatatattcatatattcatacattcatacatacatatgaacgaacatacaaacaaatactcCCTTAAGCTGACCTGACCTGGACATGGATAGGTAGAGAAATTTTGAAAGTGAATGTGTTTATTGTGCTCCATAGATTATGCAAGTCTTTCATCAGGAAAAGTTTACTGTACCTCCTTAGTAATATGTTTAGATGGAAAGGCTTGCAAGGCTGAGAGTACAATGCTTGACAATGAATTGGACTCATCAATATACTTGAGAAGGACAGGCACTGTTTCTGGAAGAAGAGCACTTTTTAGGGCTAGTAGGTATGACTTTAGCTCGGTTTCCTCTTTGGATGCACTCACTCCTTCAAGAAGAACTCTCTTAGCATTCTCTACTTCCTTGAAAGAGAAATATGGCAAGGTAAGTTGATTTGTAGAGCACTTTTCAtatggcaattcaaagtgcttcacacagacacagacaaatttaaataataaagcttattaaatTCTGAGATCTATCACCTAGGGAAGGTTTTTGCCAAATAAAAAGAacgaaaaagaaaaagttttttaaaaaagtgaaatagTTTAGATAGaaaaattatataatgaaatattaaaagtgaGGCAAAAGAAAGATTAATGATTAAACTGAACTAAGGTAAAGGAAAAATTGAGAGAGATAAAAGTTTAAACAGAAACgtttaactgaaataaatataactaacaaaatatataaagtgcataaaatcagAGCTATAGAATACCAGTGGAAAACTAAAAAGTTGAAAGCtaaaaaaagtgtcagtagCTTAAGTGCTCTGAAAGGCACAGGAGTACAGATATTGTTTCAGTCTGGCTTTGAAAGTGTTTAGTCTGCGCACATCTCACAGCTTCAGGAGGTTTATTCCAACTGGCTGTGCACAAATGTTGTTTAAGCTTCAAATGATTATCCTTTCATTTTATATCAACATGTCATACTGAGGTATGACTGatgactgaaaaacaaatacCTTTTTTAATATATAGGTAAAAGTAGAAAACTACATATAGAACTTGTCTTTCATATTTACCTTCAAGTTGCACATGTTAGCAGAGCACATTTTTCTTATCACTGTCCCAAGAACAATGAGAGCAAGTTCATGTGTCTGTGCAGATGTGTGGGAAAGAATGTGCTGCAACACAGACATTGTAAAAAgcataaagcaaaaaaaaaaaaaagcagctcattataatttaaaaatatggtaAAAATATAACCTCAAAATCTCACTCACATGGATGGTGTTTATCAAATGAGTGGATGGCTGAGAGgaaaatgcacatgcataaaGGAGTTTTTCTAGCAGTGGAGCTGTCTTTGGGTTTGTGATGTTAATATATGAAATGAGGGCGTCCAGTGATGCTGGTGTGGCCGCAGCTGCTGCAGCATCTATTAGTATGGGACTAAAATACAGGGACAAAAATTATCTTCAGCCTAAACAAATACAGCAACAAACATGATCTTCAGCAACTTGCAAGGTACAACAGTATAATTTAAGCCCTTAATACTCACACAAGCTTGTCATCAGCCTTTTTGAAAATGGCTttaatttcagtcattttcatttttcgcAAGGTTTTGGACAGCTGGAGGAACACCTTTGCTGTTATTGACTGGTCCATTATATTTACTTTCAAATGTTCTAAGAGATTAGaaatctgaaaaagaaaattgtcAAAAAGTGAGCTTTTTTTGAGCaggatatattaatatatgtttCAAAAGATTTAAACtgcaacattttgtttttctttttggcctAATTTAAATACACTTATTGTTGAAATCTGTTCTGATGACTTATCAGATAAACAAGAGGCACATCAATATTTTAACCCAGTTTTTCAATACTATCAGAATTTCTTAACAGCATCAGtataattaaatcattttgAGTTTGAATGCCCAAATATTTGAGTATTTGCCATTGTCAAGTATTTACAAGCATTATAGGCATTGTCAAGATCATTTTTTTCATCAGCCTTTGTAACTTACTGGATATCCATTGGGAGCCTGCTGTCTAACAACAGGTATGGCATGAATAGAATGATTCACAAAGCTCGCCTTGAGAGAGCTGAGAACCTCCTGCACCCCCTCCTGGGATTCTTCATTATGGTAAGAGGTTATTGATAAGAGCTGCAGGAGCTGCCTAAAATCAGTTGCATAGATGTCATTTGATTTTGATCAGTTTGGTCAGTTTGatcagtctgttgtatactcaGTCATGTGACAATGCTTAAATAACAAGAATCAACATGTTTTTGATTACAATGCTATTTTGTCAGCTTTTATATAAACTGTTATTTAACCCTTCAGCTTATATCTGGTGACTGTCTAATGAAGCACATCATGTACAGTCATATACCACAGTTAGTATATATCATAAATGAATACCTTGAGGAAATTTGGAATCCAACTGTAGTCTGTTCATCTAATACCAGTGAACGGAATTCATGTGATGTTACAGATTTGATAATACTACCCTCCATGATGAAAACTGTTTGAGAGCTACCAACTGAACTCACCCCCAGAATCTAAAAGCATAAAAACATGTAGGATAAAGGCAAAAAGCACAATTTCTGTACCATAATATTAGGACTGTGATCAAACTAAGgtgtaatattttcatttgaacaaACTGCAGTTTGGTTTACACTGGGAGTTAATTTGTTATCATGCCTCATGCACAACACGACAGTTCTTTCTGCAATTACTAATGAACAGTTAATATTTATACCTGTTCAGAAAGCATGCTATCAGTCACATTCTTTTCACAGCTCTCATATTCTTTGACTTTGACAATTTCATCTTTAAATGTGTAGTATGAGACTTGGCATCGTCCTGTTGTATCATCCTAAAATAAAATGGTAACGTATATTATAATTACACTATTGAACATTATagtttacatatatatatatatatatatatatatataaagagagagagaatgaaaaaatgaGTCAACTTACTTCCATCATAACCCCAGAAGGACTTTGAATTTGCAGTAGAGACGCTAGTCCTTTTTTGAAATTCAGGCTTACTGTGTTGTTTGTAGAAGTATCAAAAACTCCTTTAATCTAGATGGGACCCAAGGAAATTACTTAACATTTTATTCAAGTTGAACAAAACAGATTAGATAACATGGTTCAAGAGGGCATTATTCAATAGGCTAAAATCAGCAATAATGTatgataattatttaaaaagaatatttagtAGTTTTAGGTTGTTGAGTAATTAGGTTAAAATGTATTAGAGAATGCATTCACTATAAATAATTAAGAGTTCATCTACAGTCACATGCTAATGTAAAGAAATCTGTGTGAAACCCTTTACAAAGTCTATTAGATTTAATGCAGGCTTGTCCTACTAAGTTAATcatatatttaatcaaatagaatttaaaaaaaaaagcctgctaCTTCCAAATTAAACCataatgtttcactttttttgatAATGTTAAAGTGGTTCTGTCAGAATGTTATGGTAAGGACCAGGGAGCATGCACTTTATGCATAATGCCTAGCTGCTTCCACAAACTTTCCTTAATTATGCTAAACTagcatttttggtttttttctagCTAGCTTTTTCTTAAAATTACAGCTGTGTTGTTTGAGCACtgattatattattgtatttcCCAGTTTTTCAAATGAAGAAATATACCTTCCCTGAGTGGATATGCACAAGAAATGGTTCCTTTATGTGGTCAGAGTAACCAAACATCTCATCCACATCCAAGTGTTTGTTGATGGTGTCATTTGAATTGGGTTTTAGTTTTAAATTGCGGATCTGAGAGAAAAGAATTACAAACTCACATAAGTTTAAGGAACTTTCCATAACTCCTTTGTCCACATAAAGTGGGGAAACCTAGTTGAAACATGTGAAGAACTTTAAAGTGGATGACATGTCCAAATCTTAGAAAGCTTTTATTCTACTGTAAGACCTACCCTTAAGTGCAGAAGTTGTTCTTCTTCCTGGCTGTCATGGTTCCTCCATAGTGAGTGGATCTGCATGAATGCTTCTATGGTGATAGCAGTGACCTCTCCAAGAACCACAGAAATGGGAGCCACTGTCACAGATGTGTCGTACTGGTACTCATATAGGAGCCCCGCATCAAAGTGAAGGGCTTCACTGAAGGCTGCTGAAATATCAGTACTTTTTATACATAACTGTCCTCTGGTAACTAGTTCTGATATTGTACACTGacaatttacacatttttgATAGGGAAGCAGGAATGAATATAGAAATTTTCATCCAGTAACATTGTATTaaagttttgtattttaataaatgccTAATATAAGCTTTGAGAACTTAGAAACTTCAACCTTGTTTGAAAGTGAGCAAACAGCTGgatgaataaaatatttcaaatgcacCTAATATTCTGGTAAATGAAAACTCATTACCCTTTATGCTGTCCCTAattcctgaaagaaaaaaaaagtaaaatgtcagATATACCACAGGCTTCATTTTTCTCTGCTGGAATCGCAAGACTATACTGACAGGTTTGCAAAGTCAGTTGGACAAAGTACAGAGTCAACAAACACtggctgcaaatgaaaaaatagcTGATGCAACACAGGACCTGAATATCTGCCAGAGCCTGCATGCTTAATGCCATCTATATTTATTGTGTGAACATTTAAACTGTCTGTAAAGAGCAGCTTTTGGACGTATCTGCTTATCTGACATAAGGAATAACTTTGCAACATTGTTTAAAACTGTATGTGATTACttactttatatttaaaaataatgtttaagaATCATTTTAGACATGTGCTTTTTGGATTTATTCCAAGACAGTTTTAACATACAAAGCCCCTCATGGACCTAATTCATAACTCATTCACCCATTTTAGTAGGCTGAATATTCTCCACAAGGTGGAGCTTTTAGAACTCAAGTAGGGACACTTTGTAATAGTGATGTCTTGCATCAAAGATCCTGTGTTTCTTGGTTTTTGAATCACAGAAGTCACTCCTATATGAATATGTTATGATTTAATTCAGGGACTCAGTCATGTTAATCTGATGAATGGTATTCTTTCAGGTAACCTATTAACGTTTTGGCCCAAAATGGGAATTCTCAGGATTTTACAGAGGTCTTTCTGACCTACCACTATGAGTGGTCTAATTTGTGCATGAATTTATAGGTAATGTCTTATCAACAAGCAAACTACTGATGAGCCTGAGATAAGGCCGCTTAACAGGACACAGTGACACTACTGAAATTGATCTGTAAACTAAACTGAATTGTACACTGTTTTTCCCCTGCTACAATGAACTATAGTTAGTTATTTTGTCTTTTGAGATATTTGAATTTTCAGCATTCCAAATGTAAAGAAATCTTAGAAATTTGAATGTACACCTTTCACCAAGAGATGTGACTTGTGCTTTTACAGTTAGGCCATAAAAGCCTTTTCACTGTGATATATTAGTTTACTTTGCAGGATTCATGTACAACTTAAGACTCTGATGAATGTTTTCAGTTGAAATAGGAATTTGTAGCATGACCATTTCAGCTTGTTTGTaaactgacattaaacacaagttcaaaagcatttttaagCATGACTAACATGTGCCATCTAAGCTGTTTGTTCTTCCACTTACATGGAAGTGCAGTCTACAATGGTTCTTGAAGCTTGAACCctttaaaatttatatttcaCCAAAGATCTGCAAACATCTAATTTTCCCTACACAAGTCCAAAATAGAGAAGGCCATAAACAAATGAGAAGTGTAGGCCATTTATTTAGGAAAACAATCCAATACTACATGTGAGGTAAAAAGCACATGAACATTTGCTTTCAGTATTTGGTGTGACTCTTCTGTAGCAATAACTACAACTAAACATTTGCTTGGAAGACTTTTAGCCAATTCCTTCATACAAACATGCTTAGAAATGTTGATCACTCCAAAACATTAACATTCTTTGCTAGTGCTTGTCATCTTGCTGTATGATCCATTTTCTCTTGAGAGTTCAGACTGATGTCCTTTAGAATTCACTATTATAattctaaattaattaattgttccAATGATGGCAAGCTGTCCTGTCCCAAATGCAAGAGAAGTCCAAACCATTATAGCACCACCACATTTCATGGATGGGATAAGGTTTGTATGTTAAATTTAGCATTTTCCTTTATCCAAACAATGCTTCAGTTAAATCAAGTTGTTCCATTTCAGTCTCATCCATCCAGAAGACATTTTTAAGTAAACTTCTGGTTATGATCTTTAGTAAACTGCAAACAGGTTTTGTTTGGAGAGCATTGGCTTTTTCCTTGCAATTCTGCAATACACACTGTTGTTCAGTGCTCTCATAAACATTAAGATTGGTCAAGGGGAAAGAGTCCTTTGATTGCTTAGAAGTTACCTTGGGTTTCTGTGACCTCACAGTTTTACACACCTTTCACATGAAGTGTGAGTAAGAATTATCTGACTGTCGATTTGGTGGAACCTTTTCCAGTCTGACATACAGCCAAGGCCCTGCAAAATTTCCTTTGTTCATGCCATAATACACTTCTACATACACTTTATAAACAGCAGACTGCTTCTTCCCTGTTCTTTATATAAAAAGGGGGTCCACTCACACCTGATTGTCATCTCATTGACTGAAAATCGATGACTAATTTCCCCTTCAAATGAACTGCTTTTCCAAAATCTTCATGTACTTTTGTTGCTCacatatgtgcatttttaaattaatttcctcAGTAATTACCAAGTACCATAGTTTTATCTTATTTGTTTAACTGGGTTCTATTTATCTACTTTTGGCACTAAAAGCCCTATGATGTAGGTCATGCATATgcaaaaatatagaaaattCTAAAGGATTCAAACTTGCAAGCATCGCTGTCACTCTCATACAAAAGTTCGTTTTGATCccaacattttcaaacaaattgGGAATAAATGGCAACGTTAATAGTGGCGGTTAATCGTTTGTCCCCATTATTGTACATATGTGTTAAATCTTTTCTTGAAATAGTAACACATCGACGTTGCCTGAAGTGTCTTCCAGGATATAAAAgcctagatttaaaaaataaaaacactagtACAAGTAACGCGTCTCATCATTCGgtctttttttcctatttttgtGAGTATTAGGATGTTGGATTGGTATATTTGGCTGTTAAAGTTAAGCCTAATGGCTTAACCTGtctaaatataaatgtaatacttATTTTTAACTTATAAGTCATGTCAAACTGTTAACTATTACTCAGACGTCACAGGAAAAAGTCTATCGGACTATAACTAGTCTAGCCGATACACTGAATCCGAAGACGCATCCACGtagtggctctctctctctttaaataGAAACGAGAGCACGCTGGCGCGTCTGCAAAGTGCAGCCAGCAAACAGATGTTGTACTAAAGAAGGATAGCCCCATGCTGGTCTGGGATCAAAAATTTCCCTTTCTCCGCATGTGCAATTAGATCGACACAAATTAACCGGCTCTAgattataattattttctgaACCTCTTGATAAATACGGATCATCGTTGTAATTTGACTtaacaatgtttattttgaattgtaATATTTTTCCTTTCTAGTGATAAACAAATGTAGTAGcactttaaacattttggaGGCTTAAAGTAAATCTAGGTATGATATAGAAAAACTTGGACATAGGACATTTAGGCTTTGTTTCCGAGAAAGTCTTATTTTGTGTCTCTAATCAGATAGGTTATTTTCCTCAGGCATTGCAGTAAACTACTAATTATTTGCCCAATCTGGCATATTGTTGGCCACCTATGGGTCCTCCTTCCTTTTTCTCGCCCCTGAGCTAACTGACGCCAAGATGGTGAGTGATCGTGAAACGAATACAGAGGCTAATCTTATAAAAATCTTCCCAATCTTAAAAGTTTAACTAGTTGACCTAGCATAATTATGATTTGTGAATGGTCTACAAGCATAATATACTTTTATTAAACGTgaatgtatgttctgtttattgTAGTCTAAACAGCCGTGCCACAGGACTAAATGAGCTTGGTTGTAGTCAGTGTCCCATTTATACGTTGACAAAAATAGTTGCAGGGTGTGATTCTGAGATGAAAGAATGTCTTTTCCACCTGATCTGATTATGTAGCTCTAGCTGATCCATTTAAACGATTTTACCCAAATGTTAAGATGGTTGGTTAGCTTTTTGCTGCCTTCTGCTGTTGGTTGGTTGTGTATGCTTTCTGCTCATagattagctaacattagcgCAAAACTAACTAGGTTAGCCTGGTTTCCAGGTAAAGCAGTTAAGTGAGCGTATTGTACCGCATAACCAGACCAATAACCTTTATGGCTTCCAAAGAGTACTGCAGTTTTCAGCTATCTGAACTTGCCAAATTCATAGCTAACTAGCCGGTATAGCTATGAGGGTTGTTGGCGGTTGCTCTTAGAATTAGCTAGGGAAATGAGTATACCCAGCGAGCAGAGTTGGCTGGTTACCTTTCTTTTTGAGTAACTTTTCAGATAGTACGCAGCGTAATTGTATAATttgactttttcttttccagAACGACAGTGTCACCATCAGGACGCGGAAGTTCATGACTAACCGCTTGCTTCAGAGGAAGCAAATGGTAAGTGATGGGTAACATGGCATGACCGGTTGTTTAGCTTTTCTAGTGGTATTCATTTCCACTTGGTGATTAACCTGTGGTGCATCCTTTTCTTACCAGGTTCTTGATGTGCTGCACCCTGGCAAAGCAACAGTCCCCAAGACTGAAATCAGGGAAAAGCTTGCCAAAATGTACAAGACCACCCCTGATGTAGTTTTCGTTTTTGGCTTCAAGACTCAGTTTGGTGGTGGCAAGACTACAGGTTTTGCCATGGTCTATGACTCATTGGACAATGCTAAGAAGAATGAGCCCAAATACAGACTAGCAAGAGTAAGCTGCTTCCACATTGTTTTATCTTTAAATTATTCTTTAAGACTATATAAAAGTAGATTGCTTCAGTAAGAGTATTACTGCTTGCTGGAGTATTGTAGGTGTTGAACATGTTTTCAGAGGATGACTTGTTCTGCTTTAGCATGGTCTTTATGAGAAGAAAAAGACCTCCAGAAAACAGCGcaaggaaagaaagaacagaatgAAGAAAGTACGAGGCATCAAGAAAGCCACTGTTGGTGCTGCTGGCAAGAAGGTAACGTCCAACTACCCAAATAGCCCTTGTCAACTCCATTTCAAGCTTTAGAATgctgcaatttatttattcacacttCTGGTTTAATGTCATCTTCCTCCTTTCATACTACTGGAATACAGAAGGTAAACGTCTAGTAGACTGATTGCTGTGAAAGGGTGTTTGGAGTAATGGTTTAATTCCTTACCTTTTGGTCCACTAAATCTGATCACGTTTATTGTAGGCAAGTGTTTCAGTTGCACATAATTGCTAGCTGTTAGCTATTATTAAACCATCACTCTGTCCACTTAATTTAAAGGTAGTGTGCTTGGTTCACGCTAATGGAGTTTTCTGCAACTAGATCTAAGGACATTACTTTGAGCTGAAAAATTAATAAGTGTGGTTGACGGCTATGGCAAGGTGCATAACAATATGAAATGGCTTATCCACTCTTGAATAAGTAATTTACTTAGAGCGGAGCCTTTTATTTCAGAGAACAGCTGTATTGTTACCAAATCAAAGTCTCATGTTTCCACTCCATTTTATCCCCCGTTTTACTTTTGCCTTCTCTGGatgttttcagaaatgaaatCAGGAAAAGGTAGAGCAGAGATCGGCATGGTGTGCTGATTGCAATCCAATTGTACCTGTAGATTGAGTGCTTTGCATGTTAAATCCCCAGTGCCTCATTCTCAAAGGAGATGCCCATTTGAAAAAGCTGTTTGACACAAATTATTAAAGTAAATGATGAATTGCCAACTTTCTCATTTGTAAACGAGAATTGTAAACTACTAATTAGAAGCAGCATGACATGattttgaaatgtacattttcttgAAGTGTGAAGCACGTTAAAATAAGCTGCATGTTAATAATGAAACTTGCCAGCAGAAGTCTTTATAAAACTTGAACCAAGAATTACTGAATGATGAACCCTGTAGTGTAGCAGCAATTTCTGCTCTGTCTAAGAATTAAGTGGTAGTTCCATTTCCAAACTGCTGCTGGAATCTTCTAATTGTGTACCATTTTTCCTCTACAGTGAGACCTTCAGGGAAGACCATCCTGAAAATGTTGTATATtgtcaacaaataaataataaaaaagcaattctgctgttgtttttgaaaGCTTTAGGTCCTGTTTTGTAATGGGTGCTCTTGCCCTTTACACCATGTGAATTTTCAGCATGTTTTGGTTCATACCCCCAATACCCTAGTGTTTCGATAATTGTTTCAGTAGCTGTAAAGGCAAGACATGTGCAGATGTATTTATGGAGGAGTCAGTTGGGGGGTGAATTTCTCTTAACTTATCGGATTAATTACAATGGCAATGCTCTTCCAGTTGAAGTTTTGTTTCCTACTGGAAGATGTTTAACAGCCATGGATATCTTGTATCTGGTCTTGGATTCAGTTGCATGTTCTCGGAAGGTACAGTGAGGTTTAGAATCCTTTTGTGAAATGGAACAG
This region of Electrophorus electricus isolate fEleEle1 chromosome 11, fEleEle1.pri, whole genome shotgun sequence genomic DNA includes:
- the rps24 gene encoding 40S ribosomal protein S24 isoform X2 — encoded protein: MNDSVTIRTRKFMTNRLLQRKQMVLDVLHPGKATVPKTEIREKLAKMYKTTPDVVFVFGFKTQFGGGKTTGFAMVYDSLDNAKKNEPKYRLARHGLYEKKKTSRKQRKERKNRMKKVRGIKKATVGAAGKKK
- the rps24 gene encoding 40S ribosomal protein S24 isoform X3, with product MNDSVTIRTRKFMTNRLLQRKQMVLDVLHPGKATVPKTEIREKLAKMYKTTPDVVFVFGFKTQFGGGKTTGFAMVYDSLDNAKKNEPKYRLARHGLYEKKKTSRKQRKERKNRMKKVRGIKKATVGAAGKK
- the rps24 gene encoding 40S ribosomal protein S24 isoform X1, with translation MNDSVTIRTRKFMTNRLLQRKQMVLDVLHPGKATVPKTEIREKLAKMYKTTPDVVFVFGFKTQFGGGKTTGFAMVYDSLDNAKKNEPKYRLARHGLYEKKKTSRKQRKERKNRMKKVRGIKKATVGAAGKKKK
- the LOC113580964 gene encoding microsomal triglyceride transfer protein large subunit-like, coding for MKPVVYLTFYFFFLSGIRDSIKAAFSEALHFDAGLLYEYQYDTSVTVAPISVVLGEVTAITIEAFMQIHSLWRNHDSQEEEQLLHLRIRNLKLKPNSNDTINKHLDVDEMFGYSDHIKEPFLVHIHSGKIKGVFDTSTNNTVSLNFKKGLASLLQIQSPSGVMMEDDTTGRCQVSYYTFKDEIVKVKEYESCEKNVTDSMLSEQILGVSSVGSSQTVFIMEGSIIKSVTSHEFRSLVLDEQTTVGFQISSRQLLQLLSITSYHNEESQEGVQEVLSSLKASFVNHSIHAIPVVRQQAPNGYPISNLLEHLKVNIMDQSITAKVFLQLSKTLRKMKMTEIKAIFKKADDKLVPILIDAAAAAATPASLDALISYINITNPKTAPLLEKLLYACAFSSQPSTHLINTIHHILSHTSAQTHELALIVLGTVIRKMCSANMCNLKEVENAKRVLLEGVSASKEETELKSYLLALKSALLPETVPVLLKYIDESNSLSSIVLSALQAFPSKHITKEVKAHVRDVFSQRSKHFAAPVRLAAAQLLLTHDPLHTDVRDLIQKIAEEKPEVSKFLTSKLMSMISSDHPARKVILNVLKESKQNNYFHLGRVGCSSSYTGLMTDTKDMVTMYDFDFLFSDAGVLKQSNSNFFTQTRGRRLHSLQVSLEVAGLDSLLGSEPDEGEEEEELMAGMSAMLLGVQIQPIIFFKGYADLLSKYFSAAEGPMNILSGNILVVDHTQSLILQSGLETQVFFHGGLSVDMSVDLEFSLFSQESKSSVNNKFSLIVSARAGVGAPLMNTTAETTVEMNSSIGFITTVDFSDMPVQYCLQLIKEPLLYREKTSTQVTSQNRNKIIEQRKRKWTLPGEETALHKDNTKMCRKLLNLNTK